One Chrysiogenia bacterium DNA window includes the following coding sequences:
- a CDS encoding class I SAM-dependent methyltransferase: MSQSQRTSFRDPGGRVVRAGDRVLRLLNESGAAEFEAFAASACAKKLAGEGKLVGARRLDAAPAGLAESPPAMCLEHDAIWFPSYPGEWPPEMLHAAGVLTLDLMEQSLGEGFGLKDATPHNVLFNGPAPVFVDWLSFEKRDALDPLWLAQAQFARTFLLPLLAWKRLGLPPHEALLVHRDGIEPAQLYKMLGWWGRVRPPALGLVSMPTWLSGKAEQEGEQLYSPRRENDPKKARFILDFALRGLKKKLTRVAPQAARDSVWSGYMETRPGHYEAETFAAKEAFVGDALKSVGPAHVLDVGCNTGHFSEIAAKAGAQVVGIDLDPVVVGMTWRRASGKSLNIQPLVVNLAQPTPALGWRNAECASFLERAAGRFELVLMLAVVHHMLVSERVPLEEIVDVVAELSTDAVVIEYVDPADPMFRRIVRGRENLHAGLTPERFEAAWKARFEVARSEKIGQTRALYLMRRRSN, from the coding sequence TTGAGCCAGAGCCAGCGAACTTCCTTTCGAGATCCCGGCGGCCGCGTCGTACGCGCCGGTGATCGTGTGCTGCGTTTGCTCAATGAATCGGGTGCCGCGGAGTTCGAGGCATTTGCCGCGAGCGCTTGCGCAAAGAAGCTGGCGGGCGAGGGCAAGCTCGTCGGTGCGCGCAGGCTCGATGCCGCGCCGGCAGGACTTGCAGAGAGTCCTCCCGCGATGTGCCTGGAGCATGACGCGATCTGGTTCCCGAGCTATCCGGGTGAGTGGCCGCCCGAGATGCTGCATGCCGCGGGCGTGCTGACGCTCGATCTGATGGAACAATCACTGGGCGAGGGCTTCGGACTCAAGGATGCCACGCCCCACAACGTGCTCTTCAATGGTCCCGCGCCGGTCTTTGTCGACTGGCTCTCTTTTGAGAAGCGCGACGCGCTCGACCCGCTCTGGTTGGCGCAGGCCCAGTTCGCGCGGACTTTTCTGCTGCCGCTTCTGGCGTGGAAGCGTCTGGGACTGCCTCCCCATGAGGCGCTGCTCGTGCACCGCGACGGAATCGAACCCGCGCAACTCTACAAGATGCTGGGCTGGTGGGGGCGTGTGAGACCGCCGGCCCTGGGGCTGGTGAGCATGCCCACCTGGCTCTCAGGAAAGGCCGAGCAGGAAGGCGAGCAGCTCTATTCGCCCCGAAGGGAAAACGATCCGAAGAAGGCGCGCTTTATCCTGGACTTCGCGCTGCGCGGGCTGAAGAAGAAGCTCACGCGCGTCGCGCCGCAGGCAGCGAGGGATTCGGTCTGGTCGGGTTATATGGAGACGCGACCCGGTCACTACGAGGCCGAAACATTCGCGGCGAAGGAAGCCTTCGTCGGCGATGCGCTCAAAAGCGTTGGGCCCGCGCACGTGCTGGATGTGGGATGCAACACGGGGCATTTCAGCGAGATCGCCGCAAAAGCCGGCGCGCAGGTGGTGGGCATCGATCTCGACCCCGTCGTCGTTGGGATGACCTGGCGGCGGGCCAGCGGGAAATCGCTGAACATCCAGCCGCTCGTGGTCAATCTGGCGCAACCGACACCTGCACTCGGCTGGCGCAACGCCGAATGCGCGTCCTTTCTCGAGCGCGCGGCAGGCCGCTTCGAGCTCGTGCTGATGCTCGCGGTGGTGCACCACATGCTGGTGTCCGAGCGCGTGCCCCTCGAGGAAATTGTCGACGTGGTTGCAGAGCTGAGCACGGACGCCGTTGTGATCGAGTATGTGGATCCCGCAGACCCCATGTTCCGCCGGATTGTACGCGGGCGCGAGAATCTCCATGCCGGTCTCACCCCCGAGCGATTTGAGGCTGCATGGAAGGCGCGTTTTGAAGTCGCCCGGAGCGAGAAAATCGGCCAGACGCGCGCGCTCTATCTGATGCGACGTCGGAGCAATTGA